A region of the Apium graveolens cultivar Ventura chromosome 6, ASM990537v1, whole genome shotgun sequence genome:
CCTGGTTGCATTTTACCTACATAGGATTCTATCAGGCAAATTATCTGTTGGAAAGTAGAGCTGCAAATCTAGTTGGGTAATCTGTTTATGGTGCTAATCTGTGTCCCTCCCCCGGTCCAAAACATTATTTGGACGTCTTCCAGTGAATAGCTATGCTAGTTATATTTGATGTCCTACTAATTTTAATTGTTTATCTCAAAAATCTGTTTATGATTTTCTTCGTTCTTCAATTTTTTAGGTACTGGGATCCATATTACTATAGAAGAAGACAAGTACGAGCAGATAATGATGGGATGAATTATATAGAATCTGTAATTGCTTTTATAAAATGGAAAAGTCATGATTAATTCGCGAACTTGGTGTTGGGGTAATTAACTTTTTTCTCTTACATGTCTCCCTTGTAGGTCTTCTCCTTTGTATTTGGTGACGGTGATCCTAATACGGATATTGAAGAAGAGAGGTGGAAGTTGGTAATAATTGAGCTCTGAATTCAGTGGTCCGTTACTTTCAAAGTTATATTTGATTATGCCATTGGTCATGTGTTCACTTCTTAATGTTTTCCAGTACTTTCTATATGTCCAATCCAAGGTTGAATTAAAAAGGAAATACAGTACTGTACTATTCTTCTCAATTGCACTTAATGATGCAAAAATAAATCTTTCATTCAACATAACTAATTCCTTCGCTATGAATAAAATTTATGCTACTGCTGAACTAATTACTAAAATGGCACTAGGCTAACAAAATCTCTAGAAATAACTAGTTATATTCCAGAACGTCGGGCATGGTAAAATTAAAGTATGAGAACTACTTAATTACTCTTTCAGAGAGCACTTTTTAGTGCGGGCACAAGCTGACATATGGGTATTTTCTAGGGCTTGTAGTTCTTTGTGTTTCTTGATATAAATATATCTAAACTTCAAATGAATGCTATGTCTTATTTTACATATTAACTGTAATGCTTTAATCTACTTGTCATTATCATTTTATTTGAGTAATTTTTGGTGTTAATAACTTCTTTATGGTCTTATAATAAGGTAACAACTTGGTAATTGTCTTAGTTGTGATATCTCATGGTTTTTTATGACCACTTTTCAGATGGGGGAATACATATCATCGAATGGCGGTGTTATTACAGCTGAAGAGCTTGCCCCATATCTCGATGTAGAACATACAAAGGAAATGGTATATTAATGACCTGTTAAGTATCAAACCTTGATGGTTATCTACCTTATCGTTGTATGCTTAAAGAAGTTTGTATTACATTTCTTAATGACATAGGTGACTGAATTTTGAAGTTTATTGTGTTTGATGACATTATAAACTGCATACTAATCAAGTAAAAGCTTCTTGCCATTAGTATCTCAACTCTGCTGTTATATTTTACAGAATGACGAGTCATATATCTTACCTGTACTTCTACGATTTGATGGACAACCAGAAATTGATGACGAGGTGCGTCtcatttttatacatttataaaacACTCCATTCTCTAGTCTGTTGCTTGCATTGCAAGTCCTCTTTTTAATTCTAGTTCCTTTATAAATTTTCTTCATATAAATGATATGTCGTAATGGTGATTTATGCTGAAAAATTTAGTAGCCTATTATCGTGAGTTTTCCTTGCGATGCGCAAAAGTGAATCCTAGTTTTAGACTTGACCAGGTCATCTCTTTTACAATGGAACATTATAAAAATATCATGCTTGTTTGAAGCGTAAATTTAGGCTTATTATTTCGGACTTCTGAGTAGCAGAGTTAATCGTACCTCAAATATCAATTCCACATTTGTAATTTCGTAATCTTCTTAACAGTAACTACATTTATTTGTCTACTTCCATATCATTCATTTCCTTTTTATTTTATGTCCTCCATAAGTATACAATGTTCACCACATAAATCAACAAAAAGTTTATTAAAAGAAACATATGAGACTCTGTTGTTTAAGATGTCAAGGAAATTTTAGTTGAAATAAGATACTCCTGTATAAACTATTATGACATTAAAAATATCCTTTAAATGAAGTCCTTAAATTTGTTCTGTGCAGGGAAATATTCTATACAGATTTCCATCATTGCAAAAAACAGCTTCTTCAAGAAAGGGTGGAAGAAAAGAGTATGTAGGAAGAAAATGGGCAGACTGGGTTGGAGGGGTTGAGAGATTTTTCAGGGAGAGGCAGTGGCAATTCAGGTTTTCTGCATTTTTCATTTGCAGTGCATAGTTGCCTTCTAATTTTTCAGTTTCACTTCTAATATGTTAATTTTTTTTGCTATGCAGTAAAACTAGCAGTTCTGAAACAGCAATGGTCATTGGATTAGGCGGGCTCAATTTGTTTGGAGTTGTCATTCTGGGTACCATGTTGAAGTAGGTTATTAACCTGTTAACACTTTCTTTCCATTGTATTTCCCAGTACCTCTGTAACACAACCTATATTTGGTTTATGTTGTTTCTTGTAGAACTATGACAGTTGCACCAAGTGGATTCATTACCTTCGTCTCCAACATATTCCCTCTACTTCAGGTCGGGCATTATGACTCATTTCTTAATTATACCTTATAGGATATGCTTTTCTTTACCTATACCTTGCAATCTAAAAACCTGTTTATTTTAGTACAGACTGGGTTGGAGGAGTTGAGAGATTTATTTTGTATCTCAGTTCTTATGTACACAAACTTGGTTTGAGACCTTATGCGATGTGAATGAATAATTTAATAGTTTAATATTGACAGTCAAAACTCAAAACATATTATTAGTAATATCTTTATATCTGATGGCTGCTGCTGGTTTGGTGCGAGTATTTGGCTGTCACATTAATGGTCTTTCCCAGTGCTTTGACCCTAAAACAAAAGCTTCTGTTAATTGTTGCACCTAATGTGCAACATTTTTTTTTGATCTTAGAAGCAGATTGTCTAAATGCATTGCAATGGTGCCACATATTTTGCGATAGCTACTTTTCTAATATAAAAGAAATGGAACAACTGCTATGATCTCATTCTGTGACCTAAATACTGTGCTACACATTCAAGAGGGATGAAGCAGATGTAATTGCCATTTTTGTTTTGTTAGGCTATGTGTTTTTATCATGAGCAGAACTAGAATTTGCGCCTTATATTTTTAGTCTTATCTAATAATTGTAAACACACTTTTCAGATCTATGCTGCCTCTTTTTTTGCAATTCCTTTGGTCCGATGGTTCTTTGTTCAGAAGAAAAACGCTGAAATAAAAATGAGAAACCAGGCAAGGGAGCAACGTTCCTTGGCACTCCAACAACCAGATGTGGCTCTAAGGCGAAAGGTACAATATAAATGTGTGGATTAATGATTCCCATGATTATCTGCATCTAAATTATGATAATTGTTGAGAGTGTTTATCATATTATTTAGGAATTAGAACCGAGTTTAAGTGTTAACTAAGGGATCATTTGTTAAATTTTAACATATCTTAGTAAAACTTAtcttaataattaaaattttaagattgtttgttttaattttaatcttttcagtGCTATGAATCTTCTTGATCGCCAAGATACAAAACTGTAGCCTAACCATTAAGAAAGAACTTCCTGATAAACTACTACCCATTACTTCAAGTATTTAACATACAACTACCTCACAGTTGTTCTTTAAAATAAGTCTTGTCATCAGCTTTATTTTGATACTTTAGTTTGCAAAATggtattaattttttaatatatattttatttaaaaatgataaatttatACTAAACAAAAATAGTAACTAAATACATTAAAACTTGATACAtcatataatatatttataatgTTATTATGTCAATTGtcaaaaattaatataatatctAAATATTGTATATTCTTTAGCATAGAAGTTCTTTAAAATTATTGAAGTGTATTATAATCTCTCTAAAAATAACTTTTCAgcttaaataattttttttggtaTTAATTAAGACTTGTGATATCATTTAattcaaaagaaaaaaaattataatatttgcACTGTTCACATGTTTTGTTAATATATGTACCAAATAATATTATTCATCAAGTATTTAGATTGATAAATCATTTAGATAGTTTAATGATTAAGAATTTTTCAGTCAGATTTGCCAAATGGCCCCTAAGCCTACTATTTTCTTTTAGTACCTAGTCAGGGTTAATCTGTTACCTGGAACCACTGCCAAGAGAAAATGTGAGATCAAGTTCTGCTTTTATTAAGTGAACATTATATTCTAATGGAAACACAAATGATAGTTAATTAGTACAGTAGAAAAAATGGAAGTATAGAACCTAAATTTTTGGTACAcatgatgaattgtgaatttgtGATCCAActattaacttgtatgaataaCTTTCCATGAGGGCACTTTTGACAGTACACAGAGAAAGTCAACTAGTAGATAAATAGCTTATTAATATTACTTCTGGAAGTACTATAACAAAAACTAAGAACTAGAAAATTTAACCTTATTATCATGATTGATACTATATTTTAAGAAGTTCGTTTATAATTGTGGACTCGCTACTGCTATTAGACCTTTGTACATTTCTCTTGTTCTTCCTGTATATTCAACTTGATATGTTCTTTTTCGTGTTGGACTGTGCAgtcaaaaatatttattaataaaacaTAGGCTTATACCATAATACTTTTTTAGTCTTAGTCGCTAATGCATATTATGACACTGCTGCTTCGCATGTTTTGACCAAACTTTAGGACCTGTGTATCATTTATTTAAATTAAGCATCAATTTGTATGTGGAATTTTAAAGAGTCCTGCTATACTTTCATGTTTGACCAAGCATCAAGTGCTTAAGGATCCCTTGCTTAAATGTTTCAGTATACTTGTGGGTTAACTGTTAAGTTAATGAAATGTAGTTGCAGCATACTATTACAAATTGCTTGTTTGAATGAGATTCATTTGACAACATTTCACTGATATTCAGACGTGAAGCAGCTATATTGTACATACAACCAAGTGCTCTATTAGCCATGGCAAGCTTTCTTATAAAGCCTTAGCTTTCACATCTTACATTGTGAATGTGTTCGCATTATTTTTGCTTAATTGTGTGTTGATTTTTTataatcaatttatttaccaaaCTGTTGTTGACATATCTGTGATGAGCTCAGCTTCTTAGTGCAAGAAACATGGCCAACAAAACATTTATCGGACGAGATAGGATTGTCTACAGCACTGAACGGGACTTAATTGAGCAAGACTATGAAGCCACGGAATGGGATAAGAGATTTCGAGAGATTGAAAAatctgaataatttttttttcttgtttGTAGCTTATTCCATAATATTATAACCAGGAATGTGTTATGTACTAGACGACTAGTTAAATCTTGTTCTTGTATTTGCATGTACAGAAGACATTTTTATATAATATACCATTTTAATTGAAAATATTATCAATATTGAGACCCTGTAAATTGTAGAACTTTGTAGTTTTGTACATATAATTTCTTCTTAACAATGGAACCTAAGAAACAACACTGTTTAAAACTTCTCTTGTTTCTGTCATCTTACATTTCTGCTTTGGACTGTATATATTAGACTGGTGTTTTACTTGGAGAAAATACGTAATAAATAATCACAGCTGCTTCCAGTCGTGAAATGTTGTTTGAATCGTCTGAAAATGttatattttttctttgcaatctTTTATGACAGCACGGCTGAAACCTCCCCAAGTCTAAATCTGTGATTCAAGTGATTCTTTTTTCCAACGTTATAGTTAATTCTGCTAATTATATACTTGACAATTATCTGGCAGATACGTACTCCCATCTTCCGGCCAGCTACTACTAGTTTCGATTTGATTTGTATTTAAAAACCAAGACTGGTTTTCAAGTGGCTCTCTCCTCGCCCGGTGGGAGGTTGAGACTTCATTTCTCAATGGATACACATGTGTCATGTGTGCTAGAGTAGTACAGGCTACAGGGGCACCTAAACAATAATGGCCTGACATAATAAGTGAAGATAAATTGGTCTTGGTAAGATTCTTGAGCATGTTATGGAACATGATATGCATCATGTCAATTTTATGTGCAATACTTTACCTAATAACAATGTTAATATTTACTAAAATAGAAGGCACGGGTCATGAAAACTATTTTTTACTATATATATTGACAAACTGTGAAACAGATGGTGATACCACTTTAACAACAATTCACTAATCTGCTTACTTGAACCAAGGACCAACGTTTGGTAGCTTGGTTTGTATCAGTAGCATGGAATATGGAGCCTTTATGTTATACGAGGCCTTTGATATTTTCTCCACCAATCTCTGATCCGCCAAAACAAGTACATAACTCCTGCAAATAACTCCAACCACAACCTTTGAACGCTGCTCCATGCAATAGAAAATCTCAGTAATATGGACTGTCGCTGGCAACAAAACATCACAAAGTGTAAATACAAGATTTGAAGCAAGAAGCAACATAATAATTAGTGTAGTTCAGTTCAATTCACAATTCAAATTCCTGCTAAATTTTCAAATGAATCAAATCGACTCAGCGTATTCTCCTCACCACGTCTCTATCTTGTTAGTGATTTGTACACTGTCTATCCTGCTGCAAATACGACTCTTCCCGTCTGCAGACGGTTGTACATCTATTTATTCTAGCTAAATCTCAAACACTTTAGAAATTCATTTCCTTACTATTCAAAGCCTAGGAGCTCAGAGATTTACAAACATTACGGGTTATCTAAATGTTTTATAGGTACCATGTCTAGCTACCAGTTAAATGTTTTTGCTTTATACATTTAGCTTATACCAATTACCAAGTGCCTACGCTGCCTATAAAAGAAAAACATGTTAGTAGAGGTTAATCCAATCCAAACGACGTTGCCTAATTTATATTTTGCTCTAATGCCACTATAACACAAGATGTCCAGACTGGAACAAGTGCTCTAAGTAGTTACAATTTTTTTATAACATATTTTCTTAcctaaaattatattaaaaaataccAACATTATATAACCACCTCAAAATTTTGATAACGGCATAGATTTAGACAAGTGTGCAAACGGACGTTTGTAACACAATATATTTTAAGCACAATGTATCTTGATTTAAAGATCATCATAGCTAAATGCAGTGAAACTACCTGCGTAGCATGTGAAATATCATTTGAAGAATGTCCTAGTTCTTCTGCATCTTCCCACTTCTTAGTAAAGCTCTTGTAGCCTCTGGTCCCGTATGCTGACAATAAGTTTTTGAATGACCCGAGAGGATTAATTTTGCTGTATAACACTCCCAACTTGTTCCTGTAAGGGTGGCTCTTATCATTAACATATTTAGCTTCCTGAACCCAATTTTCTTTTTCATCTTGTTCAGACACTTCGGAACCAATCTGCACAGTATGCTTAGAGGCCGCGTTTCTTAACATCAAATTATCTGATTGTTCAAATGCGCTCATATCCAAACTAATATACTCCCCAGGCTTCTGCTCAACAATCTCATTATTGAAACTAGACGACGAAGAGGGATCCAGAAACATTGTCATCACGCTTCGATCTTCTACATTATGGTGTGGTACATTCTGAACAGACTTTCCCCCTGAAAGAAACATTGCAAACCCATCTCTATCTTGTTCATCCAAGTCAACCCATTGGTTCCTCAACGAGGACGTATCTGACAAGCTATTACACACTTGTGTTATCTGTGCCACAATGGCTGCAATAAATTGCTTATGTCTAGAAATGGCAATTTGCTTCCTCTGAGACTTTTCCAATGTAGCTGCTGCCATTGCCACCTCTCTTTCAAAATCTTCAAGCTGTTAAAACAGTAACAAATCAGTATTCTAAAACAACGGAAACAAAGAAAAACACCAAAAGCAAAGCACGATATTCACCTGCCACTTTACTGTCTCGAGACTAGTTGCTAATTGACACTTGTGATTGTTTAAGGACGCAAGTAGTCTATGGTCAGGATTACGGGTTTCTTGAACAAGACTTTGCTCGTGCAACAAAACTCGATAAACTGATTCCATCCTATAACAAAAAAGCAACAATTTAAAGTCATAGCATAAGCAAGAAGTTCAATATCTTCTCTTATGATGTACAAGAAAACACTCATATTCGATATACAAATCAACTATGAACTTCAAGAACCAACCTTTTCACTCGTAGCAATAAGCAAGAACTTGGCAGTCTATTATTAATTGCAATTTGTATAGTACAATGTAACAAGATAAGAGTTGTTGAAATTGAAGTTGAATTCGACAAGTTAATTAACAATACATACAGAAGAAGCAGACTACATATATAGTTATATACATATATGAAGGGGGAGGAGTGGACCTGTCAGCAGAGTCTTGAACAACTTCGGCTGCTGAAAAGAGCGGGTCGGATTTCCAATCTTGGTAACCCGGTGCTGAAGATGGCATCTTTCTTCCTCACCAATATTTGAtaaaattatagtaatatttataGACACATACATACACAGATGATGTGTGTATATCTATGACTTGGGCCTTTGACAGGGGATGCAGGTAGTTAGAGTTGAATCATGTACGTGCGTGTGCCGGAGCGCTACTATTCGgcttatttaaataattaaattactTATGCTTAATGATCCGATTCATTAATACAATTAATCACTAAAAGTTAACTCTACCGAATAATGTCCATTTTTGAATTTTAGAACACTTCCCAATAAACTTTTTTTATTAGCAGATCTTAAATTATGGTAAATGTTATTTGCAAAgcagttttttttttattttcggAGCAAAAGAGTGTGAAATTACTAAATTATTCGTACCTTAATCTTTTCAAGATATATTTATTGTGAATGTAAGAAGGTAGTTTTATATTTTCACTCTTTTTTTCTTTGAAACAAAATTactatataaataatatttttctaaatcaAATGTAATCACGATAAAGTTATGAAGAATGATTTAGTTAAATAATATTCCCtccatatttttttaatttttacatTTGACTTTTGTGTAGTCAATTTGACCAAAATTTATTGATATTTTAGAAATATTCTCTATGGTACCATTATAGAAATGACTTTTCTCGTTAATACCGTTAATACCGTCAATTTATTAGCTTCTATTCATGATAATTTATTAGCTTCTACTCATTAATAATTCACTTTGGATAACCTCATGTAAGTAAAATGTAATAGAATTGATTTCGGTTTGAAAAACAAATTGTATAGTTAAATTATTTGTGAAAAAGTACCTAAAATAGATACTTAAATAATGTAAAATGGAGTAAATATGAGTGAAATATTAATGATCAAAGTTTGATTATGAAACTTAAATATATATCACTCAATTTAACTCCCTTTTACATGATTCAAAAGTCTATTTCATGTATTTATTTGCAAAAATttcaaatataaaatttattttccAATCCGAAATCAATTCAATAATATTTTACTTAACACAGGATATTCCAAGTAAAAAATCAAATGTAGAGAGTTACCACGGATAAAAGTCATTAAATTGATGGTTCGGTGAGAAAAGTCAATTCTACAGTGGTATTATAGTGGTATTATAGAGAATATCTCAATATTTAATAattgaaaaaaaacaaaaattttatcattaaaaaatatatttatctactttaatatataattttcagttttttaaataatataaaaataagaTTTATATTTGGGTGTTTTGAAAAAATACCCAAgtctaaaaatatttttgcaaatatactgttattttttaaaaaaaattgcaaaagtactttttaatttgcaaaatactattttttaattttattttttttgcaaaaatatggTTTTTGGCAACTGAAATGAACTGCATGCAACATTTGACGAGTTTCTGCAATTACATGCAACTCCATTCAACTAGTTGCATATCTGTTTGATTTTGGCTGCAAAAGAATTCCGAAGATAGTAAAATTgcaaaaaatttagaaaatttagtatttttgataatttctctttattttttttatcaaaatttgacttatttgatcaaTAAAAAAAAAATGAATACAGAAAATGGGAATGAGCAACTACAATACCTAGTGCAAGTTTGGCTCATCATTCTTGGGGCTCATTTGAGTCCAAAGCCCATTATACTATTTGCTTAGCTGTTTGACAGATTAACTAATCGATCATATAGAATCCATTTTGAGTCATAAATGGAATGTTAGAAATCCTAACATTTCCTTTCCattcttcattttcattttatcACAACTCATGATTTATTCTGTCTCCTAATTTCttctttttaaatttatattagtttaaaacttgtatgatatattaaatatttttataaaattaatttgatGAAATTTTTTGGATATGAAATTTGtacatttaaaattttaaatgatagTTAGGTATCTTTGATTTTAATATTATTTCAAAACTCATTCCAATCGTATAATTTTATTACTTGTTTTTAGATTTTAGattttagatttttattttttatattcatgtattaaaattattaaattatgtaatttataatttatattttattatctttttaaaaattataacTTTTAAGTTACAATTTACCAAAGACATTATAAACTTATAAATAACTTATACAtgaaattatccaaacacttaaataacttataagttatcaTGTTCATATCTTTCTAACTTTAAGTCACAAgttacatttttttaaaaatttcaaacgGGCCCTTATTTATCTACTCACCTTTTCTTCCACGTAGGTGAAGAATCAGTTTAATATAGTTATTCTATCAGCCCTTATTTATCTACTCACCTTTTCTTCCACGTAGGTGAAGAATCAGTTTAATATAGTTATTCTGTGATAGAATAACTATACTCCTAGTCCCTCCGTTGAATTTGAATCGTACTCCTATCGTCCTATTCAATTTTTTAGGGGAGGGAAACTTGATAAGCactttaaattttttataaaatatagttacctaattttttaaattttatttttttaaattaaaatataatatattatttccATAAGTTGAATATTTTTGGGTACAGGACCTCCATCATTTCTCATATATAAGTTGTACTTTAGAACCATACAAAAAATATTATTCTCATAAAACAAGTTTTTACCGTACTTTAACTATGTTTCTCTTGCCAAACATATATACTGTGTTAGTCATAATTTAAATAGTGATCTCAATTAGTGAAACTTTTTATTACTTATATGCTTAGAGCATATGTATGAAAACTGTATTTTCATTGATTCAACGGCTTTTTCAATTGGCCCAGAAAAATATAGTTATAGTATGTAATGTAATAAATCAAATGCATCAAAAATTGATACTCCTTTGATTCATTAATAAGACTTCAACATTTAACAATTGATGGAACTCCCAACAGTAGGCAATTTTGTGGACCCCACATATTCACCTTTTTTTTGACATATTCCACCATTTCTAATACAACTTACTccgttttttttaattttaatatattacaaCTGCTTTTAAATATAATTCCTTGTGTTCATTTTTCACACAAAATTTTAAAGAATGAAATGGaaacgaaataatttttttgaattcaTTACTACAAAATTTCTCttgtatatttttaaaaaataaaaatgattttgagattactataattttataaaaatgatgttattttataaatataaattcaattaataaatttAGATCAAGACACGTGTTAAAAGATGAGTCAACGAAATTCTAATCGAAAATCTAAAACTATCAACAATATTATCaagaaaatataaaattattaacaACATATTATTACTTTCAAAATTATTATTTGTGAGACATAGAGATGaagttaaatatataatatttaatctATGTTTTTAAGTaagataataaatatataatcTTAAATCTATATTATTAAGTAGGATAGTTGAGATTATGTATTATTTATTTGAGAAATagtaattgattaattgattaagtTGTATGGGTGCATAAAATCTATGAAAAAATATTGATTTAGTGTGAATAGTAATTAAAGCCATTGATTCAATTGATGAATTGATAAATTTATGAAGCAAACGGGTCCATATGCTCTTACATGGAATGAAATGCACAGAGTTTTTACACGCGTTACCCATATAATTCCCAATTCAGAGTTCTAACTTTTACACAAAACTCTTAATTTTCATCGTATACCTTTTTTCATAACCTTTTGTTGTTGGACGACGCCTAAAGTTGAATGGCCAAACATATCCCATGCACATAGAAGTTAGAACTTATTGGTTTGTACCCGGACTGTAAACACCATTAAACTCGGGTTCGAGTTTGACTAAACTTATTTCCGGAGCTTGAAATTCGAGTCGACAATGTTCGAAAAGCTCGAACCAACACTACTATGTACAAAACAAGTCTCAGTAATCAAGACCGGCTACACTAAATTGTTAGTGTTTGTACCCTAAaaacaacactattatgttttaTCTATGACATATGGATTATTAATGTTCATGTTCCATCACttattcttttaataatttattaagtcttaatttactgcgacataaatattagattaataaatgtccttggaatatgatatgaattatatATTTCTAAGTACGTGACATAGACGTGAGATTATGTAAATAGTATCAATATTACCAAATATCCCTAGTCGAgaattattattaagggacaataataatgcattaaaaCTAGTGTGTTTGTTTACTGATGAttacatctcattgatcataggtataaaGATACTAAAGTCGAAAACACAAGCAGATGTAAACATACATGGTGTTCAATAGACCCAATGtaagattctacatgtctgttatgtcataagtattctcacagtgataatgatgtaatgttccttcgacttgaaatcattatgattaatatactttgattacatcaaaagttgcctttgaccgggtaatgataaaagtggacttcGGGTATAAATTAGGAATcgtgtgagaaatatgaatgatttagAAAAGATTTAACCCTCATAATTTTGGAGAAATCTTATTGGCCTTTTATGTGAGCTAGATTAT
Encoded here:
- the LOC141664077 gene encoding uncharacterized protein LOC141664077; translated protein: MPSSAPGYQDWKSDPLFSAAEVVQDSADRMESVYRVLLHEQSLVQETRNPDHRLLASLNNHKCQLATSLETVKWQLEDFEREVAMAAATLEKSQRKQIAISRHKQFIAAIVAQITQVCNSLSDTSSLRNQWVDLDEQDRDGFAMFLSGGKSVQNVPHHNVEDRSVMTMFLDPSSSSSFNNEIVEQKPGEYISLDMSAFEQSDNLMLRNAASKHTVQIGSEVSEQDEKENWVQEAKYVNDKSHPYRNKLGVLYSKINPLGSFKNLLSAYGTRGYKSFTKKWEDAEELGHSSNDISHATQRQSILLRFSIAWSSVQRLWLELFAGVMYLFWRIRDWWRKYQRPRIT
- the LOC141664871 gene encoding uncharacterized protein At5g03900, chloroplastic-like isoform X2 gives rise to the protein MLTDFWRCFQQVSDDGDVLYVFPKDYRSKLATKSLRIKFEPLLEKAKSGAEYIVRVSFGTALIASIVIVYTTIIAILSSKSDEDNRGRRGGRSYNSGFNLFLSPTDLFWYWDPYYYRRRQVRADNDGMNYIESVFSFVFGDGDPNTDIEEERWKLMGEYISSNGGVITAEELAPYLDVEHTKEMNDESYILPVLLRFDGQPEIDDEGNILYRFPSLQKTASSRKGGRKEYVGRKWADWVGGVERFFRERQWQFSKTSSSETAMVIGLGGLNLFGVVILGTMLKTMTVAPSGFITFVSNIFPLLQIYAASFFAIPLVRWFFVQKKNAEIKMRNQAREQRSLALQQPDVALRRKLLSARNMANKTFIGRDRIVYSTERDLIEQDYEATEWDKRFREIEKSE
- the LOC141664871 gene encoding uncharacterized protein At5g03900, chloroplastic-like isoform X1; this translates as MASLTSCSTLPSHKSRLLVLSLNSSLISSFKPSQFNFFQSQSSLFLRNKANLKLGSRGSWRSVIRANIDVSPLSIRPGGIIETDKLPTDVRKLTMDAVDACGRRVTIGDVASKAGIKLDQAQKALQALAADADGFLEVSDDGDVLYVFPKDYRSKLATKSLRIKFEPLLEKAKSGAEYIVRVSFGTALIASIVIVYTTIIAILSSKSDEDNRGRRGGRSYNSGFNLFLSPTDLFWYWDPYYYRRRQVRADNDGMNYIESVFSFVFGDGDPNTDIEEERWKLMGEYISSNGGVITAEELAPYLDVEHTKEMNDESYILPVLLRFDGQPEIDDEGNILYRFPSLQKTASSRKGGRKEYVGRKWADWVGGVERFFRERQWQFSKTSSSETAMVIGLGGLNLFGVVILGTMLKTMTVAPSGFITFVSNIFPLLQIYAASFFAIPLVRWFFVQKKNAEIKMRNQAREQRSLALQQPDVALRRKLLSARNMANKTFIGRDRIVYSTERDLIEQDYEATEWDKRFREIEKSE